In Flavobacterium gelatinilyticum, a genomic segment contains:
- a CDS encoding aspartate aminotransferase family protein: MNLFNVYPLYDITPVKAIDCTIIDDKGVEYLDLYSGHGVISIGHTQPDYVAKLKNQLDHLGFYSNAIQNPLQVELAQKLGKLSGLEDYELFLCSSGAEANENALKLASFHNGKSRVVAFHNSFHGRTSAAVAVTDNKKIVAPINAQQEVTFLPLNQIELVEAELAKGDVTAVIIEGIQGVGGLDQGTTEFFQALEKACKKYDVVLILDEVQSGYGRSGKFFAFQHHGINADIISVAKGMGNGFPVGAILISPKFEASFGLLGTTFGGSHLSCAAGIAVLDVIEKLDLQKNVNEVYEYFLEKIKEVDGIKQVKGKGLMLGVEFDFDVAALRKKLIIEKHIFTGSANNKNLLRILPPLTVKKADIDTFVKALKESLEELKN; the protein is encoded by the coding sequence ATGAACTTATTCAACGTTTACCCATTATACGATATCACTCCAGTAAAAGCAATTGATTGCACAATCATCGATGACAAAGGAGTAGAATATTTAGATTTATACAGCGGACATGGTGTGATCTCTATCGGACACACACAGCCGGATTATGTAGCAAAACTTAAAAATCAATTAGACCATTTAGGTTTTTATTCGAATGCAATTCAGAATCCTTTACAGGTTGAATTAGCACAGAAATTAGGAAAGCTCTCAGGTTTAGAAGATTATGAATTGTTTTTATGCAGTTCTGGAGCTGAAGCAAACGAAAATGCTTTAAAATTAGCTTCTTTCCATAACGGAAAATCAAGAGTTGTGGCTTTTCATAATTCTTTCCATGGAAGAACTTCTGCAGCAGTTGCCGTTACAGATAACAAAAAGATTGTGGCACCAATAAATGCGCAGCAAGAAGTAACATTTTTACCTTTAAACCAAATCGAATTGGTTGAAGCAGAATTAGCAAAAGGCGATGTTACAGCTGTAATTATCGAAGGAATTCAGGGAGTTGGAGGTTTAGACCAAGGAACAACGGAGTTTTTCCAAGCTTTAGAAAAAGCATGTAAAAAATACGATGTGGTTTTAATCTTAGACGAAGTACAGTCAGGATACGGAAGAAGCGGTAAATTTTTCGCTTTCCAACATCACGGAATCAATGCAGATATTATTTCAGTTGCGAAAGGAATGGGGAACGGTTTTCCGGTTGGAGCGATTTTGATTTCTCCAAAATTTGAAGCAAGTTTCGGATTATTAGGAACTACTTTTGGCGGAAGCCACTTGTCTTGTGCAGCAGGAATCGCAGTTTTGGATGTAATTGAAAAGCTTGATTTACAAAAGAATGTAAATGAAGTTTACGAATATTTCTTAGAGAAAATCAAAGAAGTTGACGGAATCAAACAAGTAAAAGGAAAAGGCTTAATGCTTGGAGTGGAGTTTGATTTTGATGTTGCCGCTTTAAGAAAGAAACTAATTATCGAAAAACATATTTTTACAGGAAGCGCAAATAATAAAAATCTATTAAGAATTTTACCGCCTTTAACTGTGAAAAAAGCAGATATCGATACGTTTGTAAAAGCTTTAAAAGAAAGTTTAGAAGAATTAAAAAACTAA